The nucleotide sequence CCGGGACTGTCGATTGGCGGGACGCCGGTTGTTGTCGTGTAACCGTTGACAATTGGGAAGGTAAACCCGCCACATGCACCGGCCCAAATGCCGCCGCCGTCATAGCAGAGAATTTTTAACTGGGCGGCGGATTCGGCAGAGTAAAGACCCTGGGCCCAGACGTAATCCTCTCCCGAGGAAATAGAATCTGTGGAAACATGCCTGGTGATTACCAGGCCGAATAAAGAGACAACCACCACCACAAAAATGACGGCAATAAGACCCATGCCCCGGTTGTTTCTGAAAAGGATGTCTGTGCAGTTTTTAAGGGACATTTCTGATCTGTACCTCTTTGTGAAAATCGACATCTTCACCATTTCTTGAGATTGTAAAATCTATTGTCACTATGGCGTTTCTTGAGAGCGACCCCGGTTGATACCCGAAAATGAGGTTTGAAACCTCTCTTGCAAGGGGGTAGCCGCCGTTTGCAAAAATGATACTGGAACCCACCGTAACAGGCGCGGTTTCACGTAACAGGGTGGTTCCACTCAAAAAGTATCTGACTGCCTGGTCAACTGCATAAAATCGCTTATTGGGGGATGCGGCCTTGACGTTAGGAATCAGATCCATTTTCCGAGGACCGGAGTTTCCTGTAACGGAATAGAGTCGCTGGGATCCTGCAGGAATATCATTGAAATCACCCCAGCTTCGATTGTAAATAGAGATAATCGGATTTGTTGTCGAATCAAGGGCCATTGACAGGTCTCTGATAAAGGCTTTCCCTACGGGGTTATTGTCGGAATATTGTCCGAAAACATATTCTCCCGGATCACAAAGAGGTGCCACCGTATCGGTGCATCTCATCGCCTGTTCGTCAATGGAGCCGAATTGCAGGTCTGTTGCTGATGCTGGATTGATTGCATTGGGAATGGCATTATGCAGCTCCCGTTCCATGCGGACCAGGGCGGTTTTGCCTTCCTCGTAAATATCCAGCCGCGCATCCGTTGCCTTGAATCCCCTGAAAATTTCACTGATGAATTCCGAACCCATCATCCCCATAACTCCCAGGAGTACAATTACCATGATCAGTTCCATCAGGGTGAAGCCGTTCGGTTTTTTTTTCTTGCGTTGAATCATGATTTTCACAGGTTGCAGGAGACTGCAACATAAGTAAAGTCTTCACCAAGTGGTGATTCAACTTTGACCTTGATCAGTTTTGTATCCGAGGTAACCCCGGCGCCGAGAAATGCGGTTGACGGGGCGATGGGGTCGGTGTTGCTGGCAATATAGCCTACCCATACCTTACGGGTATAGCCGGAGATTGAAATGAGATTATCGTTCTGGTCCCTGAGGTTACCGGATGTTTCATCAAGGCCGTTATAATCGTCAACATCATTCCAGTTGGCCCTGGATGCTTCTCCGTCTGTCCCAAGAGCGGCAAAAGGGGTTGAAGACCCATTTGCCGGCACACGTGTGCTTTCGTCTGTGTCCAGTGGGCCGCCTCCCACCGGGGTGAGTTGGTCCCATTTTTTTGAAAGAATTTCATCCATCAACGCCTGGCCGAGCGATACGGCCTTCTGGCGGACAAGAGGATCCGGGCTGTGGGCAATGGATTTGAAAAAAGGGATGAGGATCAGCGAAACAGAACCCAGAATGACGATGGTCATAATTATCTCAATAAGGGTAAAGCCCGGGCCGGAGAATCGAAGCTTCAATTCAGGGCGTGGAAATGCATGAGTCCTGTTTGCCGACTCTGGTGTTTTCCTGGTTGATTTCATCGAGTTATTCATGGCAAAATAATTCAATTGACAAGGTATTTTGAAAATATATCTTTTTCTGCCTTCTGCCTTCTGCCTTCTGCCTTCTGCCTTCTGCCT is from Pseudomonadota bacterium and encodes:
- a CDS encoding prepilin-type N-terminal cleavage/methylation domain-containing protein — its product is MIQRKKKKPNGFTLMELIMVIVLLGVMGMMGSEFISEIFRGFKATDARLDIYEEGKTALVRMERELHNAIPNAINPASATDLQFGSIDEQAMRCTDTVAPLCDPGEYVFGQYSDNNPVGKAFIRDLSMALDSTTNPIISIYNRSWGDFNDIPAGSQRLYSVTGNSGPRKMDLIPNVKAASPNKRFYAVDQAVRYFLSGTTLLRETAPVTVGSSIIFANGGYPLAREVSNLIFGYQPGSLSRNAIVTIDFTISRNGEDVDFHKEVQIRNVP
- a CDS encoding prepilin-type N-terminal cleavage/methylation domain-containing protein, yielding MKSTRKTPESANRTHAFPRPELKLRFSGPGFTLIEIIMTIVILGSVSLILIPFFKSIAHSPDPLVRQKAVSLGQALMDEILSKKWDQLTPVGGGPLDTDESTRVPANGSSTPFAALGTDGEASRANWNDVDDYNGLDETSGNLRDQNDNLISISGYTRKVWVGYIASNTDPIAPSTAFLGAGVTSDTKLIKVKVESPLGEDFTYVAVSCNL